The Lacerta agilis isolate rLacAgi1 chromosome 5, rLacAgi1.pri, whole genome shotgun sequence genome has a segment encoding these proteins:
- the LOC117046237 gene encoding potassium voltage-gated channel subfamily A member 6-like, translating to MAGPEDPPWGVPGRAEATPGCSPESSGVGGERLVLNVSGLRFETLPRTLSAFPDTLLGDPRRRARFFDPLRNEYFFDRSRSSFDAVLHYYQSGGRLRRPAHVPLDLFMEELRFYQLGEEAIGAFREDEGFIAEDEKPLPTRPFQRQLWLLFEYPESSGPARGIAIVSVLVILISIVIFCLETLPEFRLESKGGSYGEEPLEDLLREDDSLSLQSDGGSPSPARPPSSARPFFTDPFFLIETLCIIWFSFELLVRFFACPSKPEFSRNIMNIIDIVAIIPYFITLGTELAQEQQKKEQPQGSSNGGQQQAMSLAILRVIRLVRVFRIFKLSRHSKGLQILGKTLQASMRELGLLIFFLFIGVILFSSAVYFAETDDPESLFTSIPDAFWWAVVSMTTVGYGDMYPMTIGGKIVGSLCAIAGVLTIALPVPVIVSNFNYFYHRETDQEEQSRYTHVTCGQQQSPSSEPKKGDSNQTLSKSDFLEAQGLESAKYSNFIPTSNHACKENKLLTEV from the coding sequence ATGGCGGGGCCGGAGGATCCGCCCTGGGGTGTCCCCGGCCGCGCGGAGGCGACGCCCGGCTGCTCCCCCGAGTCGAGCGGCGTCGGGGGCGAGCGGCTGGTGCTCAACGTGTCCGGGCTGCGCTTCGAGACGCTGCCGCGCACGCTGTCCGCCTTCCCGGACACGCTGCTGGGCGACCCCCGGCGCCGCGCGCGCTTCTTCGACCCGCTGCGCAACGAGTACTTCTTCGACCGCAGCCGGAGCAGCTTCGACGCCGTGCTGCACTACTACCAGTCGGGCGGCAGGCTGCGCCGACCCGCGCACGTGCCCCTGGACCTCTTCATGGAGGAGCTGCGCTTCTACCAGCTGGGCGAGGAGGCCATCGGAGCCTTCCGCGAGGACGAGGGCTTCATCGCCGAGGACGAGAAGCCGCTGCCCACGAGGCCCTTCCAGCGCCAGCTGTGGCTCCTCTTCGAGTACCCGGAGAGCTCGGGGCCCGCGCGGGGCATCGCCATCGTCTCCGTGCTGGTCATCCTCATCTCCATCGTCATCTTCTGCCTCGAGACCTTGCCCGAGTTCCGCCTGGAGAGCAAGGGCGGCAGCTACGGAGAGGAGCCCCTCGAGGACCTGCTGCGAGAGGACGACTCGCTTTCGTTGCAGTCCGATGGAGGGAGCCCGTCGCCCGCGCGCCCGCCGTCCAGCGCCCGCCCCTTCTTCACGGACCCTTTCTTCCTCATCGAAACGCTCTGCATCATCTGGTTCTCCTTCGAGCTGCTGGTGCGCTTCTTCGCCTGCCCCAGCAAGCCCGAGTTCTCCAGGAACATCATGAACATCATTGACATCGTGGCCATCATCCCTTACTTCATCACGCTGGGGACGGAGCTGGCTCAGGAACAGCAGAAGAAGGAGCAGCCGCAGGGCAGCAGCAACGGAGGCCAGCAACAAGCTATGTCCTTGGCCATCCTGAGAGTCATCCGCCTGGTCAGGGTCTTCCGGATCTTCAAGCTCTCCAGGCACTCCAAGGGGCTGCAGATCTTGGGGAAGACCCTTCAAGCCAGCATGAGGGAGCTGGGCCTTCTCATCTTCTTCCTTTTCATCGGCGTGATTCTCTTCTCCAGTGCCGTTTATTTTGCTGAGACCGATGACCCGGAATCTTTGTTCACTAGCATCCCAGATGCTTTCTGGTGGGCAGTAGTGTCCATGACCACGGTGGGCTATGGAGACATGTACCCAATGACAATTGGGGGCAAGATTGTGGGGTCGTTGTGCGCCATTGCCGGCGTGCTGACAATCGCCCTCCCTGTGCCTGTCATTGTCTCCAACTTCAACTACTTCTACCACCGAGAAACTGACCAAGAGGAGCAGTCCCGCTATACACACGTCACTTGTGGACAGCAGCAGTCTCCTTCTTCGGAGCCCAAGAAAGGGGACAGCAACCAGACACTCAGTAAATCAGACTTTCTGGAGGCGCAAGGTTTAGAATCTGCAAAATACTCCAACTTCATTCCAACCAGCAACCACGCCTGTAAAGAGAACAAGCTGCTGACAGAGGTGTGA